A single window of Nicotiana sylvestris chromosome 5, ASM39365v2, whole genome shotgun sequence DNA harbors:
- the LOC138869191 gene encoding uncharacterized protein — MRGELENDFKLNVTRSKLKRAKVMILEKLDGSFKDEYNKLEAYGQELRLSNPGSDVAINISKDALKEGKKRFLRLYIYFQALKLGFKSGLRPLIGLDGTFLKAKFKGQLLVAMVQDSMNQFYPLAWAVVDKETSRTWSWFVDLLKRSLDLNNGAGVTFISDMQKPSQGLLDAVSTVLLDAHHRHMPIIKMLENIMIKVMERLADYEGKAMSWTDNFSPLYMKLYHDYREISHVCTLNFNGDNGYEIIEGKDKHTVNLEKKRCTCRLWNLSGIPCPHAIKALMHEKIEPVTQIHWWYSKEAYLLTYKYKIQPVRGVQF, encoded by the exons ATGAGAGGGGAATTAGAGAATGATTTTAAGCTAAATGTGACAAGATCTAAGCTTAAAAGGGCTAAGGTGATGATCCTTGAGAAGTTAGATGGGAGTTTCAAGGATGAATATAACAAGCTTGAAGCCTATGGTCAAGAACTAAGACTATCTAATCCTGGGAGTGATGTTGCAATCAACATATCAAAGGATGCTttgaaagaaggaaaaaagaggTTCTTGAGATTGTACATATATTTCCAAGCTTTGAAGCTAGGCTTCAAAAGTGGACTGAGACCACTTATTGGTTTGGATGGTACTTTCTTGAAGGCAAAATTCAAGGGTCAGCTATTGGTGGCAATGGTACAGGATTCTATGAATCAGTTCTATCCACTTGCTTGGGCAGTGGTTGACAAGGAAACAAGCAGGACCTGGAGTTGGTTTGTTGATCTTTTGAAGAGGTCTTTGGACCTAAATAATGGGGCTGGAGTGACATTTATATCAGACATGCAAAAG CCATCACAGGGGTTATTAGATGCTGTGAGCACTGTACTACTTGATGCTCATCACAG ACATATGCCAATTATCAAGATGTTGGAGAACATAATGATCAAGGTAATGGAAAGGCTTGCAGACTATGAAGGCAAAGCTATGAGCTGGACTGACAATTTCAGTCCACTATATATGAAACTATACCATGACTATAGGGAAATATCACATGTTTGCACTTTGAACTTTAATGGAGACAATGGCTATGAAATAATAGAAGGTAAAGACAAACATACAGTGAATCTTGAGAAGAAGAGATGTACCTGTAGGTTGTGGAATTTATCTGGAATACCTTGTCCCCATGCTATTAAGGCATTGATGCATGAGAAGATTGAACCAGTGACACAAATACACTGGTGGTATAGTAAGGAGGCTTACTTGCTAACATACAAGTACAAAATTCAGCCTGTTAGAGGGGTGCAATTCTAG
- the LOC138869192 gene encoding uncharacterized protein: MLHHPNKAYVDPLHIQVRDQHAYYNMVEEELDGATPYLLVYGIEAVLPAEVEIPSLRIVAEAEIDDDEWVKTHLEQLSLIDEKTLAAECHGQLYQKRIARAHNKKVHLRKFEVGQQVLKRILPHQAEAKGKFAPN; the protein is encoded by the exons atgttacaccatccgaataaggcttatgttgaccctttgcatattcaagttcgtgatcagcatgcctactatAATATGGTTGAGGAGGAACTTGATG gtgcaactccttatttgttggtatatggtattgaaGCAGTtttacctgcggaagttgaaattccatcccttcggattgttgctgaagctgaaattgatgacgatgagtgggtcaaaacccatttggagcagTTAAGTCTGATCGATGAGAAAACATTGGCGGCAgaatgtcatggtcaattgtatcaaaagagaatagcaagagcacataataaaaaggtgcatctccggaaatttgaagtgggtcaacaagtattgaaacgcatccttccacatcaggctgaagctaaaggcaagtttgccccaaattag